In one Natronosalvus amylolyticus genomic region, the following are encoded:
- a CDS encoding histone deacetylase family protein: MRFGYSNTCLEHDPGPRHPETPDRLRAIREGLKRKHGVEYVEADPASLETISGVHDRSYLEDVREFCADGGGNWDPDTTAVEETWDAVRMSAGLACWAADRALDGDDGRETPFSIGRPPGHHAIYDDAMGFCFVNNVAVAAQWALDADAYDVDRVAIVDWDVHHGNGTQDIFYDREDVFVVSVHEAGLYPGTGAVEETGAGDGEGTTMNVPMPAGAADSGYVAAFERAIVPALEDYNPDLVLVSAGFDAHRHDPISRIRLTSEAYALLTDRIRSLTTSVDAGLAFVLEGGYGLEVLAECVALVHETFDGRDPLGPDDEVDEKVTELLEEVLAVHDLE; the protein is encoded by the coding sequence ATGCGCTTTGGGTATAGCAACACCTGTCTCGAACACGATCCTGGCCCGCGCCACCCGGAGACGCCGGACCGGTTGCGGGCGATTCGAGAGGGACTCAAACGGAAACACGGCGTCGAATACGTCGAAGCCGATCCGGCGTCGCTCGAGACGATTTCGGGCGTTCACGACCGCTCGTATCTCGAGGACGTACGGGAGTTCTGTGCGGATGGAGGCGGAAACTGGGACCCGGATACGACTGCGGTCGAAGAAACCTGGGATGCTGTTCGGATGAGTGCGGGACTCGCCTGCTGGGCGGCGGACCGAGCGCTCGACGGCGATGACGGTCGCGAAACGCCGTTCTCGATCGGACGGCCACCGGGCCATCACGCCATCTACGACGACGCGATGGGCTTTTGCTTCGTGAACAACGTCGCGGTTGCGGCCCAGTGGGCGCTCGATGCGGACGCCTACGACGTCGACCGCGTCGCCATCGTTGATTGGGATGTCCATCACGGCAACGGCACCCAGGACATCTTTTACGACCGCGAGGACGTGTTCGTGGTTTCGGTCCACGAAGCGGGGCTGTATCCCGGGACGGGTGCGGTCGAAGAAACCGGCGCTGGCGATGGCGAGGGTACGACGATGAACGTCCCGATGCCGGCGGGTGCGGCCGATAGCGGCTACGTCGCGGCGTTCGAACGCGCAATCGTGCCCGCACTCGAGGACTACAACCCGGACCTCGTGTTGGTCAGTGCCGGCTTCGACGCCCATCGTCACGACCCGATTTCGCGGATCCGACTCACGTCGGAAGCCTACGCGCTGTTGACCGACCGAATCAGGTCGCTCACCACGTCAGTCGATGCCGGACTCGCCTTCGTCCTCGAGGGAGGATACGGACTCGAGGTGCTCGCAGAGTGCGTCGCGCTGGTCCACGAGACGTTCGATGGGCGCGACCCGCTTGGGCCGGACGACGAGGTCGACGAGAAGGTGACCGAGCTGCTCGAGGAAGTTCTGGCGGTTCACGATCTCGAGTGA
- a CDS encoding histone, translating to MNVELPFAPVDTIIRRNAGDLRVSAGAAEELAKEIQRHGARLAVGAAERATADGRKTLMASDFEVETVVDADALELPVAPVDRIARIDIEDHYRVSMDARIALADILEDYADNVARAAAILARHADRRTITADDIETYFALFDHR from the coding sequence ATGAACGTCGAACTCCCGTTCGCTCCGGTGGACACGATCATCCGGCGAAACGCGGGGGACCTTCGGGTGAGTGCTGGGGCGGCCGAAGAACTCGCAAAGGAGATCCAACGTCACGGTGCGCGATTGGCCGTGGGTGCGGCCGAGCGGGCGACGGCAGACGGCCGGAAGACGTTGATGGCGAGTGATTTCGAGGTCGAAACCGTCGTCGACGCTGACGCTCTCGAGTTACCGGTCGCCCCGGTCGACCGCATTGCACGGATCGATATCGAAGATCACTATCGCGTGTCGATGGATGCGCGGATCGCCCTCGCAGACATCCTCGAGGATTACGCCGATAACGTTGCCAGAGCTGCGGCGATACTGGCGCGTCACGCCGACCGTCGGACGATCACGGCGGACGATATTGAGACCTACTTCGCGCTTTTCGACCATCGATAA
- a CDS encoding MogA/MoaB family molybdenum cofactor biosynthesis protein has product MTKSTDRRSTDEHGHDIIDPLHVAIVTVSTSRATAEGEPEDPGGDTIAECFEADGHEIRARELVRDDYATIRTAVRSLVVQPDIDVVLTTGGTGVTADDVSPEATRALFERELPGFGELFRSLSWDEVGTRAMASRATAGIAADTPVFCLPGSTNACRTACEKLIVPEAPHLAGLATKHRVGTDTQTLADFEPDDQ; this is encoded by the coding sequence ATGACAAAATCAACCGACCGACGCAGTACCGACGAGCATGGCCACGATATCATCGACCCATTGCACGTCGCTATCGTAACCGTCTCGACCTCGCGGGCGACGGCCGAGGGCGAGCCCGAAGACCCTGGCGGTGACACCATCGCCGAGTGCTTCGAGGCCGACGGGCACGAAATACGGGCTCGAGAACTGGTCCGGGACGACTACGCGACGATTCGAACCGCCGTTCGAAGCCTCGTCGTCCAGCCCGATATCGACGTGGTGCTCACGACCGGCGGGACGGGCGTCACCGCCGACGACGTCTCGCCGGAGGCGACCCGCGCGCTGTTCGAACGCGAACTCCCCGGATTCGGCGAACTCTTTCGCTCGCTCTCGTGGGACGAAGTCGGTACGCGGGCGATGGCCTCCCGGGCAACCGCGGGCATCGCCGCGGATACCCCCGTATTCTGTCTCCCCGGGAGCACCAACGCCTGTCGCACTGCTTGCGAGAAACTGATCGTCCCCGAAGCCCCGCACCTGGCAGGCCTGGCGACCAAACACCGGGTCGGGACCGACACCCAGACGCTCGCTGACTTCGAGCCCGACGACCAATGA
- the tnpA gene encoding IS200/IS605 family transposase: MKTTRHATYNLKYHIVWLPKYRNSVLVNEVEDRVRRILHEIADEKGLEIVDLTVQSDHVHLFVSSPPKHAPSLLANWFKGISSRKYNHRYADHDGEKIKWARGYYAGTAGHVSSETVQGYIQRHEEDEQ, encoded by the coding sequence ATGAAGACCACACGACACGCGACCTACAACCTCAAATACCACATAGTGTGGTTGCCGAAGTACCGCAACTCGGTGCTGGTTAACGAGGTAGAAGACCGTGTGCGTCGAATCCTCCACGAAATCGCCGACGAAAAAGGATTGGAGATTGTCGACCTCACCGTCCAATCCGATCACGTTCACCTGTTCGTGAGTAGTCCACCGAAACACGCCCCGTCACTTCTCGCTAACTGGTTCAAAGGGATCAGTTCGCGGAAATACAACCACCGCTACGCCGACCACGACGGTGAGAAAATCAAGTGGGCGCGCGGCTACTACGCCGGAACAGCAGGACACGTCTCAAGCGAAACGGTTCAAGGCTACATCCAGCGTCACGAGGAGGACGAACAGTGA
- a CDS encoding RNA-guided endonuclease InsQ/TnpB family protein translates to MTELTETLELKLVEPNTHKHRKLCETKRAYQDALEAAFNANCTTQTEANDVVVNYDLSGYAKNALKKYVPQLCGGSYDAKELRDDHPVRFTNEGPKLDHKPQNAIEWYVKIPHHNDYHLWLPAQPNPEQREWLEALHAGDAKMGECRLFDRDGVWYFHIVATRDVEERSSSADETPIGVDIGEASLLTVCHRDERGSPATSNLWNDEGKRVRQLRETYFTATRRLQQRGSERIAESYGDSLWRQIGDILHTVTSEVVAYADQFDNPVLVLEDLTHIRENMDYGAFMNRRLHGWGFAKMHAQLRYKAAEKGIRVETVNPAYTSKACHCCGEQGYRPDQATFTCSNSACWVSEYHADINAALNIADRYLSGESHSREDTSGDDSAEEGGRLTGPQDSQADAEAQQLTLGSYAS, encoded by the coding sequence GTGACCGAACTCACCGAGACGCTGGAACTTAAGCTTGTGGAACCGAACACTCACAAGCACCGGAAGCTCTGCGAGACAAAACGAGCGTATCAAGACGCCCTCGAAGCCGCGTTCAACGCAAACTGCACCACTCAGACCGAAGCGAACGACGTGGTGGTCAACTACGACCTGAGCGGTTACGCGAAGAACGCGCTCAAGAAGTACGTTCCACAATTGTGCGGGGGAAGCTACGACGCCAAAGAGCTTCGCGACGACCACCCTGTTCGGTTCACGAACGAAGGCCCGAAGCTCGACCACAAGCCACAGAACGCAATCGAGTGGTACGTCAAAATCCCGCATCACAACGACTACCATCTCTGGTTGCCTGCCCAACCGAATCCCGAACAGCGAGAGTGGCTGGAAGCGTTGCACGCGGGGGACGCAAAGATGGGCGAGTGTCGGCTGTTCGACCGCGATGGTGTGTGGTACTTCCACATCGTCGCCACACGGGACGTGGAGGAACGATCCAGTTCGGCGGACGAAACGCCGATTGGGGTAGACATCGGGGAAGCCTCTTTGTTAACGGTGTGTCACCGTGACGAGCGCGGCTCCCCGGCTACATCCAACCTTTGGAACGACGAAGGGAAGCGAGTACGACAGCTCCGTGAGACGTATTTCACGGCGACTCGACGCCTTCAACAACGCGGAAGCGAACGTATCGCCGAATCCTACGGCGATTCACTCTGGCGACAGATAGGCGACATTCTCCACACGGTCACGTCGGAGGTCGTCGCCTACGCAGACCAATTCGACAACCCTGTGTTGGTTCTGGAAGACTTGACGCATATCCGCGAGAACATGGACTACGGCGCGTTCATGAACCGTCGGTTGCACGGATGGGGCTTTGCGAAGATGCACGCCCAACTCCGCTACAAAGCCGCCGAGAAAGGGATTCGCGTGGAGACGGTGAATCCCGCCTACACCTCAAAGGCGTGCCACTGTTGCGGAGAACAGGGCTACCGCCCCGATCAAGCGACGTTCACGTGTTCCAACTCGGCGTGTTGGGTTTCGGAGTACCACGCGGACATCAACGCCGCGCTCAATATTGCAGACCGCTACCTCAGCGGAGAGAGCCATTCAAGAGAAGACACGAGTGGCGATGACTCGGCTGAGGAAGGGGGCCGTTTGACCGGCCCACAAGACAGCCAAGCCGATGCTGAAGCCCAGCAATTGACGCTTGGATCGTATGCGTCTTGA
- a CDS encoding CobW family GTP-binding protein — protein MAVPVTILCGALGAGKTTLLSTVLERASDREIAVVVNDVGSVNVDADLVEAHTDLETGEEVLALENGCICCSLGGELSRSVVRLWKRYDFEYLIVEASGVGEPEPIAHQFVRGPPGGIYDLDAIVTVVNARQFHDTFVDGDDLEPTQQGPDEDGTRPFADLLLEQVEFCDLLVLNKCDLVDGAERDAVVALLETLQPNAPVVTTEYGDLEPDAVLETGLFDFSAARAAAGWKQAIESTAADGHEHTKSGDEHEGHAHGHEQDDHDDHDHDDHDHDHTHPPERYGITVETFHRVRPFHPERFLAFLENPPAGLVRAKGLTWIAGRERAAITTSLAGTETSLEVTGRWIASFSERQQETYRAGQPDLAWDEQWGDRESRLALIGHDLDLEAVIERLEECLLTDAEMDDDWSTFDNPAPTAMNERRIVSSRDDGETNR, from the coding sequence ATGGCAGTTCCAGTCACGATCCTCTGTGGCGCACTCGGTGCGGGTAAGACGACCCTCCTCTCGACGGTTCTCGAGCGCGCGAGCGACCGCGAAATCGCCGTCGTCGTCAACGACGTCGGCTCGGTCAACGTCGACGCGGACCTCGTGGAGGCACACACCGACCTCGAAACCGGCGAGGAGGTACTGGCGCTCGAGAACGGCTGTATCTGTTGTAGCCTCGGTGGCGAACTCTCCCGGTCGGTGGTCAGGCTCTGGAAGCGCTACGATTTCGAGTACCTGATCGTCGAGGCCTCTGGCGTGGGCGAACCCGAACCCATCGCTCACCAGTTCGTCCGGGGCCCTCCTGGCGGCATCTACGACCTGGACGCCATCGTCACCGTCGTCAACGCTCGCCAGTTCCACGACACGTTCGTCGACGGCGACGACCTCGAACCAACACAGCAAGGTCCCGACGAAGATGGTACGCGGCCGTTTGCTGACCTCCTCCTCGAGCAAGTCGAGTTCTGTGACCTGCTGGTACTCAACAAGTGCGACCTCGTGGACGGGGCCGAACGCGATGCCGTCGTCGCCCTCCTCGAGACACTTCAGCCGAACGCCCCTGTCGTCACCACCGAGTACGGCGACCTCGAGCCCGATGCCGTGCTCGAGACGGGACTGTTCGACTTCTCGGCGGCGAGGGCGGCTGCTGGCTGGAAGCAAGCGATCGAATCGACGGCCGCTGACGGCCACGAACACACAAAGAGTGGTGACGAGCACGAGGGCCATGCACACGGGCATGAACAGGACGACCACGATGACCACGACCACGATGACCACGACCACGATCACACACACCCACCCGAACGCTACGGCATCACGGTCGAAACGTTCCACCGCGTCCGTCCGTTCCATCCCGAACGATTTCTCGCGTTTCTCGAGAACCCGCCCGCGGGACTCGTTCGGGCGAAAGGGCTCACCTGGATCGCCGGGCGGGAACGAGCGGCGATCACGACGAGTCTGGCCGGCACGGAGACCAGCCTCGAGGTCACTGGCCGCTGGATAGCGAGCTTTTCCGAACGCCAGCAAGAGACTTACCGCGCCGGGCAACCCGATCTCGCCTGGGACGAGCAGTGGGGTGACCGCGAGAGCCGACTCGCACTTATCGGCCACGACCTCGATCTCGAGGCCGTGATCGAACGCCTCGAGGAGTGCCTGCTCACTGACGCGGAGATGGACGACGACTGGTCGACGTTCGATAATCCGGCTCCAACCGCCATGAACGAACGACGCATCGTCTCGAGTCGGGACGACGGCGAGACGAACCGGTAG
- the cca gene encoding CCA tRNA nucleotidyltransferase — MTEEGADEPAEAMSFEAVTEAIRRESTPDATERQRLEEVATTLRARATAAVTERIPDADVVQVGSTARNTWVSGDRDIDIFVRFPPETDRDTLERVGLEVGHETLPSGHEEYAEHPYVKGTYDGFDIDIVPCFRLERASDIRSAVDRTPFHNRYLDRRLDETLADDSRVTKQFLKGIGVYGSNLRTAGFSGYLTELLVLEYGGFRPLLEAAADWHPPVELDPEDHGSVSFDDPLIVIDPTDPTRNVAAVCSPANVARLQHYARALLSEPALEYFRPADPDPLEPAELETHLERRGATSLAIRFDIPDLVDDQLYPQLHKSLDGIARALDTRGFDVLRKTTMAADTAVLLFDVGVRTRPKIERHEGPPVHIRDHAEGFFAAYVDDDSVYGPFIDGDRYVVERERTCTSALEFLESPSLFDVSLGTHVETALEDGYTVLVDDELSDLLEDFGPALRRYFEPSP, encoded by the coding sequence ATGACCGAGGAGGGTGCCGACGAACCGGCCGAAGCCATGTCGTTCGAGGCCGTCACGGAGGCGATACGACGGGAGAGTACGCCTGATGCAACCGAACGCCAGCGTCTCGAGGAGGTGGCAACCACCCTCCGTGCACGAGCGACGGCTGCCGTCACCGAACGTATCCCCGACGCCGACGTCGTGCAGGTCGGCTCCACCGCCCGCAACACCTGGGTCAGTGGCGACCGAGACATCGACATCTTCGTTCGGTTTCCACCCGAAACCGACCGCGACACCCTCGAGCGCGTCGGCCTCGAGGTCGGCCACGAAACGCTCCCCTCGGGCCACGAGGAGTACGCCGAACACCCGTACGTCAAAGGCACCTACGACGGCTTCGACATCGACATTGTCCCCTGCTTTCGACTCGAGCGAGCGAGCGATATCCGCTCGGCCGTCGACCGCACACCGTTTCACAACCGCTACCTCGATCGCCGACTGGACGAGACCCTGGCCGACGACAGCCGCGTCACCAAACAGTTCTTGAAAGGAATCGGCGTCTACGGCTCCAACCTCCGGACTGCGGGCTTTAGCGGGTATCTGACCGAACTGCTCGTCCTCGAATACGGCGGCTTCCGGCCGCTACTCGAGGCCGCCGCCGACTGGCACCCGCCGGTCGAACTCGACCCCGAAGATCACGGGTCGGTCAGCTTCGATGACCCACTGATCGTCATCGACCCAACAGACCCCACGCGAAACGTCGCTGCCGTCTGCTCACCGGCGAATGTCGCCCGCTTGCAGCACTACGCACGAGCGCTCCTCTCCGAGCCAGCACTCGAGTACTTCAGACCTGCCGACCCCGACCCACTCGAGCCCGCCGAACTGGAAACGCACCTCGAGCGGCGGGGGGCAACGTCGCTCGCGATCAGGTTCGACATCCCCGACCTGGTCGATGATCAGCTGTATCCACAACTGCACAAGTCCCTCGATGGAATCGCTCGTGCCCTCGACACCAGGGGCTTCGACGTCCTCCGCAAGACGACGATGGCAGCCGATACCGCCGTCTTGCTGTTCGACGTCGGCGTTCGAACGCGGCCGAAAATCGAACGACACGAGGGACCACCTGTTCACATCCGAGACCACGCCGAAGGGTTTTTCGCCGCCTACGTCGACGACGACAGCGTCTACGGGCCGTTCATCGATGGCGACCGATACGTGGTCGAGCGGGAGCGTACGTGTACCAGCGCGCTCGAGTTCCTCGAGAGCCCAAGCCTCTTCGACGTCAGCCTCGGTACGCACGTCGAAACGGCGCTCGAAGACGGCTACACGGTGCTCGTCGACGACGAACTGAGCGACCTGCTCGAAGACTTCGGTCCGGCGCTTCGGCGCTATTTCGAGCCGAGCCCGTAG
- a CDS encoding OsmC family protein — protein sequence MADQSDAVSWYTLEGIRISPKRMTVDTGDAEFEIGRDVNPVEYMLGSVAGCLNSTGTMVARDMDIDIDSLTVTVEGGVDYAAYKGEETDARPGFQGLEVDLEVEADATDAELEAWVEGVKSRCPITDNVENETGIDVSLTSI from the coding sequence ATGGCAGACCAATCCGACGCCGTATCGTGGTACACACTCGAGGGAATCAGAATCAGTCCCAAACGGATGACCGTCGACACGGGCGACGCCGAGTTCGAAATCGGCCGTGACGTCAACCCGGTCGAGTACATGCTTGGCTCGGTTGCCGGCTGTCTCAACTCGACGGGCACGATGGTTGCTCGAGACATGGACATCGATATCGACTCCCTGACGGTCACCGTCGAGGGTGGTGTCGACTACGCCGCCTACAAGGGCGAGGAGACCGACGCGAGACCGGGTTTCCAGGGACTGGAGGTCGACCTCGAGGTCGAAGCCGACGCGACGGACGCCGAACTCGAGGCCTGGGTCGAGGGCGTCAAGTCGCGCTGTCCAATTACCGACAACGTCGAGAACGAGACCGGTATCGACGTGTCGCTGACGAGTATCTGA
- a CDS encoding single-stranded DNA binding protein yields the protein MSDIEGIYEDLEADVSLEEFREAVEAKVEQMGGLADEETAAMLIAHELGESEVNGVADIEPGMEEAKFVAKVLKIGELRTFERDGEDEDGRVVNVEVADETGSVRAAFWDEHAQAAVDELEEGQVLKIKGRPKEGFSGVEISVDDVEPDDDTEIDVQLTDTHTVESLSLGLSDVNLVGVVLDTGSIRTFDRDDGSEGRVANITLGDSTGRVRVTLWDDQADVVDEFEAGDTVEVVDGYVRDRDGSLELHVGNRGAVEAVDEDVEYVPESTAIESLELGETTDIAGVVRSADPKRTFDRDDGSEGQVRNVRVQDATGDIRVAMWGEKADIDLGPGDEVAFADVEIKDGWQDDLEASAGWRSTVTVLGGADGAGSVGDEDAAGSSDTGLSAFADADAGGGESTDSEAVDTESAADKAEPTGPSDGESVEFTGVVVQAGDPVVLDNGEETMSVETSADVGLGEEVTARGQIRDGRLEADDVF from the coding sequence ATGAGTGACATCGAGGGGATTTATGAGGACCTCGAGGCTGACGTCTCCCTCGAGGAGTTTCGGGAGGCTGTCGAGGCCAAAGTCGAGCAGATGGGCGGTCTCGCCGACGAGGAGACGGCGGCGATGCTCATCGCCCACGAACTCGGCGAGAGCGAGGTCAACGGCGTTGCCGACATCGAACCGGGGATGGAGGAAGCGAAGTTCGTCGCGAAAGTCCTGAAAATCGGCGAACTCCGCACCTTCGAACGCGACGGCGAGGACGAAGATGGCCGGGTCGTCAACGTTGAAGTCGCCGACGAAACTGGCAGCGTACGGGCTGCCTTCTGGGACGAACACGCCCAGGCAGCCGTTGACGAACTCGAGGAAGGGCAGGTACTCAAAATCAAGGGCCGGCCAAAAGAGGGCTTTAGCGGCGTCGAAATCAGCGTCGACGATGTGGAGCCGGATGACGATACCGAAATCGACGTCCAGCTGACGGACACGCATACGGTCGAATCGCTCTCACTCGGCCTCTCGGACGTGAACCTCGTTGGGGTGGTGCTCGACACCGGCTCGATCCGAACGTTCGACCGGGACGACGGCTCCGAAGGGCGAGTGGCGAACATCACCCTGGGGGACTCCACCGGCCGCGTGCGGGTCACCCTCTGGGACGACCAGGCTGACGTCGTCGACGAGTTCGAGGCAGGCGACACGGTCGAGGTCGTCGACGGCTACGTTCGTGACCGGGACGGCTCCCTGGAGTTGCACGTCGGCAATCGCGGTGCCGTCGAAGCCGTCGACGAGGACGTCGAGTACGTCCCCGAAAGCACGGCCATCGAATCGCTCGAGCTGGGTGAGACGACGGATATCGCCGGTGTGGTCCGCTCGGCGGACCCGAAACGCACCTTCGACAGGGACGATGGCTCGGAGGGGCAGGTCAGAAACGTTCGCGTCCAGGATGCAACGGGCGACATTCGCGTGGCGATGTGGGGCGAAAAGGCGGACATCGACCTGGGGCCGGGCGACGAGGTTGCGTTCGCCGACGTCGAGATCAAAGACGGCTGGCAGGACGACCTCGAGGCCTCAGCCGGCTGGCGGTCGACGGTGACGGTTCTCGGTGGAGCGGACGGTGCCGGGTCGGTTGGCGACGAGGACGCTGCTGGCAGTTCGGACACCGGCCTCTCGGCGTTCGCCGACGCCGACGCCGGCGGTGGCGAATCGACAGATTCCGAAGCTGTCGACACCGAATCCGCTGCGGACAAAGCGGAGCCGACGGGGCCGTCCGACGGCGAATCCGTCGAATTTACCGGTGTCGTCGTCCAGGCGGGTGACCCCGTCGTTCTGGACAACGGCGAGGAGACGATGAGCGTCGAGACGAGCGCTGACGTTGGCCTCGGCGAGGAAGTGACCGCCCGAGGGCAGATTCGTGACGGCCGCCTCGAGGCTGACGACGTGTTCTGA
- a CDS encoding GTP-binding protein, which produces MVASDNRIPVTVLSGSLGAGKTTTLNHVLTADHGYEVAVVVNDMGSINIDAEAVTQQTDLGGDEEIIELSNGCICCRLRGDMLEEVGRLAEQRDFDYLLVESSGISEPIPVAQTFALGFEDAAFDPTDTYRLDTMVTVVNAHAFWESFDSGASLTSDELAPEAGRIPEEVLLDQIEFCDVLLLNKCDLVPDDALEEIEAVLSKLQPRAELVRTEFGRIDPGKILGTDRFDFEAAQSGAGWKHELHHDHHHDPQEEHDVTSFVYERKRPFHPERIASALTQLPDELVRVKGYFWSAGREDVAMGVDKAGTSVRAGPAGEWIATLPKAKREQFFAARPGIESDWDETWGDRMTRLVFIGRAFDDDTFVDDLDACLLTDREMDEAWSTYPDPFEPPEPAGESDADSEPENKREFGVATD; this is translated from the coding sequence ATGGTTGCAAGTGACAATCGTATTCCGGTCACCGTGCTCAGTGGCAGTCTCGGAGCGGGAAAGACGACGACGTTGAACCACGTGCTGACCGCTGACCACGGGTACGAGGTGGCGGTCGTGGTCAACGACATGGGTTCGATAAACATCGATGCCGAAGCCGTCACCCAACAAACGGACCTTGGGGGTGACGAAGAGATTATCGAACTCTCGAACGGGTGTATCTGCTGCCGTCTCCGTGGAGATATGCTCGAGGAGGTCGGTCGACTGGCGGAACAACGCGATTTCGATTACTTGCTCGTGGAATCGTCGGGTATCTCCGAGCCGATTCCGGTCGCTCAGACGTTCGCCCTCGGATTCGAAGACGCGGCGTTCGACCCGACTGACACCTACCGTCTCGATACCATGGTCACCGTCGTGAACGCCCACGCGTTCTGGGAGTCGTTCGACTCGGGTGCGTCGCTGACGAGCGACGAACTCGCGCCCGAAGCCGGCCGTATCCCCGAGGAGGTGTTGCTCGATCAGATCGAGTTCTGTGACGTTCTTTTGCTCAACAAGTGTGACCTGGTTCCCGACGACGCGCTCGAGGAGATCGAAGCGGTCCTCTCGAAACTCCAACCCCGGGCGGAACTCGTTCGAACGGAGTTCGGCCGGATCGACCCCGGGAAGATACTCGGGACCGATCGGTTCGACTTCGAGGCCGCACAGAGCGGTGCCGGCTGGAAACACGAACTCCACCACGACCATCACCACGACCCACAGGAAGAACACGACGTGACGTCGTTCGTCTACGAGCGAAAACGCCCGTTCCATCCGGAGCGAATCGCCAGCGCCCTCACCCAACTGCCCGACGAACTCGTCCGCGTGAAGGGCTACTTCTGGAGCGCCGGGCGAGAGGACGTCGCGATGGGGGTCGACAAGGCGGGAACGTCCGTTCGCGCGGGGCCGGCGGGCGAGTGGATCGCTACCCTCCCGAAAGCAAAACGGGAGCAGTTCTTTGCCGCGCGTCCTGGGATCGAATCGGACTGGGACGAAACGTGGGGTGATCGGATGACTCGTCTGGTCTTTATCGGGCGAGCGTTCGACGACGACACCTTCGTCGACGATCTCGATGCGTGTTTACTCACCGACAGAGAGATGGACGAAGCCTGGTCGACGTATCCGGACCCCTTCGAACCACCTGAACCCGCTGGCGAATCGGATGCCGACTCCGAACCGGAAAACAAACGTGAGTTCGGCGTCGCTACCGACTAG
- a CDS encoding CopG family ribbon-helix-helix protein, translating to MPVVSISMPDELLEQLDTFADRHEYTGRSEVVREGARSLLEEFEDDHPTSEPLAAVITILYEFGCQSVEHEVTGLRHEYEAAIASNTHSHVGTYCLELFVLETNLENIARFVNEARGYSGVETVDYSVLELEEETAIGFQ from the coding sequence ATGCCCGTCGTCAGCATCTCCATGCCCGACGAGTTGCTCGAGCAACTCGATACGTTCGCCGACCGCCACGAGTACACCGGCCGGAGCGAAGTCGTCCGAGAAGGAGCACGCTCATTGCTCGAAGAGTTCGAAGACGACCACCCTACTTCTGAACCGCTCGCCGCCGTCATCACGATCCTGTACGAGTTTGGGTGCCAGTCCGTCGAGCACGAAGTCACTGGACTCCGACACGAGTACGAAGCCGCGATTGCGTCGAACACCCACAGTCACGTCGGCACCTACTGCCTCGAACTGTTCGTCCTCGAAACGAACCTCGAGAACATCGCACGGTTCGTCAACGAAGCGCGAGGCTACAGCGGTGTCGAAACAGTCGACTACTCCGTTCTCGAACTCGAAGAGGAGACAGCCATCGGTTTCCAGTGA
- a CDS encoding DUF6517 family protein translates to MNRRAVLASTGVVGLAGLSGCLGLAGLDEHESKPAGVDRSVLDDTGYDQTGVEPLSIQEEFDAVLFSESVSVTNHMTEHDKEVEIPGVGSQRAATFVVLTTPQVSVLGRELNPVGEMSTRELVDLVADNYDDIGDPRPVGEEEVTVFGETTTMSRYSTQADFDGTELDVLMHVTTAVETEDDLLFTVGVYPEDLEDVESDNIVALAEGVIGDAHE, encoded by the coding sequence ATGAACCGAAGAGCCGTTCTCGCTAGCACCGGTGTCGTCGGCCTCGCGGGTCTGTCTGGCTGTCTGGGCCTGGCTGGACTCGACGAACACGAATCGAAGCCGGCCGGGGTCGACCGGTCGGTGCTCGACGATACCGGGTACGACCAGACCGGAGTCGAACCGCTCAGTATTCAGGAGGAGTTCGACGCCGTCCTCTTCAGCGAATCGGTCAGTGTGACAAACCACATGACCGAACACGACAAGGAAGTCGAGATTCCCGGAGTGGGAAGCCAGCGGGCGGCCACCTTCGTGGTATTGACGACGCCGCAGGTATCGGTGCTCGGTCGTGAGCTCAACCCTGTCGGAGAGATGTCGACTCGAGAGCTGGTCGACCTCGTTGCAGACAATTACGACGATATCGGCGACCCGAGGCCGGTCGGTGAGGAGGAGGTCACCGTCTTCGGAGAGACGACGACGATGTCACGATACAGTACGCAGGCTGACTTCGACGGCACCGAACTCGACGTGCTCATGCACGTGACCACCGCCGTCGAAACCGAGGACGATCTTCTCTTTACCGTCGGCGTCTATCCCGAAGATCTCGAGGACGTCGAGAGTGACAATATCGTCGCGCTGGCCGAGGGTGTTATCGGGGACGCTCACGAGTAG